The genomic stretch ATTAAAGACCCTGTCCTTAACCAACATAGTAGTTAAGGGTTTAGCTATTTTAGAAAAACCTCTTATGAACCGGCGGTAGaaacccgcatgccctaagaaacttcgaatacctttctcattcaTTGGTGGCGGTAGCTTTGATATGACTTCTATTTTTActtggtcaacttctattcctttgtgggaaattttgtgacccaacactataccttcacgcaccatgaagtgacacttctcccagttgaggatcaagttggtctgttgacatctttctaacacaagagaaagattagttaaacaattatcaaaagacttaccaaaaaccgagaagtcgtccataaatacttccatatgcttttcaagcatatcatcaaagatggcttgcatgcatctttgaaaagtagctggagcattacataacccgaatggcatccttCTATAGGCAAAAATACCAAACGGGCAAGTGAAGGccgtcttttcttgatcttctggTGCGACCGCTATTTGATTATACCCCGAATACCCATCGAGGAAGCAATAGTAGtcatgacccgctaacctttccaacatttggtctATGAAAGGTAACGGGAAGTGATCCTTTCTTGTCGCCAGATTTAGCCTTCTGTAATCAATGCAAACTCTCCACCCTGTTACTGTCCTTGTAGGGATtaactcatttttctcattttttatcaCTGTAGTTCCTCCATTTTTCGGCACTACATGTACAggactcacccaagcactatcagatatAGGGTAGATCATCCCCGCAtccaatagtttcaccacttcttTTCTGACAACTTCCTTCATTGCTGGATTCAACCTCCGTTGAGGTTGGACTACAGGTTTGTGATCATCctccatgagaattttgtgcatgcaaaccGTAGGACTAATACCTTTTAAATCGTCAATCGACCATCCCATGGCCCCTTTGTGCTTTTTCAGAACTTCAACAAGTTTGTTCTCTTGGATAACTTCAAGGTGTGAACTTATGATAGCCGGACATTTGCTTTCTGTGTCTAGGAAGACATATTTGAGGTTTTCCTGTAGTTGTTTCaattcagcccccttctttggttcatctttCTTTTCCTCTACTAATGGTTGCCTTAAATCCTCCCACCGATTTTGTCGAGaacttttaaagaaaggtttttcTTCCATCATATTCAACACTTCTATCTCTTTTTCGTCAACCTCTTTAGTTTCGTTGAAAATTGATAAACTCAACACTCTTTCTAAAGGTAGTTGTTGTGACTTCAAAGCATTCTCATTGTTAACAATTTGATCAATCACCTCAATATGTTGACTAGTAGCAAcatcatccttgtatttcatggtgtttcgcacatcaatttttaactcttcatcatacACCTTCAAGGTCATCGTGCCCTCTTTTATGTCTATCAAACATCTCCCGGTCTCTAAGAATGGTCTCCCCAAAATGATCGgaatttcttcatcttctggcatctctaaaattacaaaatcCACTGGAAACACAAACTTGTCAATTTTTACGAGCACATCTTCTACTATCCCGTACGGTCTTTTTACGGAATGATCTGCAAAttggagtgtcattcttgtatcttgaACTTTACCAATTCCCAATCTCTTGTAGATGGACAGCGGCATAAGGCTAACACTTGCTCCTAAATCAATAAGAGCCTTTTTAAATGATCTATCCCCAATAGTACAAGGAATAGTTACAGAGCCGCGGTCTTTCTTCTTCaccggaatcttcataccctgcaaaatagcactacaagtttcagttagaataattgGGTCACAATCGGTTGTCCTTTTCTTGGAGATGATATCTTTCGTGAACTTGGCATATGTAGGCATTTGTTCTAATGCCTCCAGGAATGGTATGTTCAACTCAAGTTTCTTAAACATTTCCAAGAATTTTTGGAAAATTTTTCTCGTGCTGtcctttcttcttatttcttgttggaaaaggtaaTTTAATTTCCGGTTTTTGTTCACTAGTCTTCCCTTTAGTTGTTGGTTCCAACACACCTAATACCCTTTGCTCGTGGAATTGCGGCCGATGACTCTTCTGGGGAAGACAATGACTCAATTTCTAATGGTACGTTCCAACCTTGCACTTCTCTGAATGATTCTGAAGTAGTGAGATGTAATTATAGAATTCTGAATCCAGCGAAATGAGAGGTTGAGAGGAGGTTTTGGAAATCAATTAAAACGTTAGGGGTAGTCAGTGGTGTGGAGGAAAGTTGTAATATTAAAACTGTGGAAGATATGGAGATGCGAGACAAAAACAGGGCGAAGGAGAAGGAGTTAACAAAATTTCTGTCatgaatatttttttcttataatatcGGGGGGGGGAGTGATTCCATGAGAAGAAGAATTAGTTTCACACAGAGATCTAATAAAGTAGAGGTAGGATTTATCCAAGAAACGAAACTGACTTGTTTCAGTGAGAAATTAGCTAGATCCTTTTGGGGTAGCAGTGATGTAGAGTGGACAGCTTGTAATTCGGAAGGGGCTTCAGGTGGAATGGTTGTATTATGGAAGAAAGATTCTTTGGTGGTCAATTATAGACTCATTGGGTCTGGTTATGTCAGAATTAATATCTCATGGAAAGGAATTAGTGTCAATTTAGTTAATATTTACGCTCCTTGCAGCATTAGCCTAAGGAGGGTTTTGTGGAAGAATTTGGTTGATAGAAGGGCCAAAGGTTTGAATGAGGAATGGTGTCTAGGAGGGGATTTTAACGAAATCACTAGAAGTGAAGAAAGATTAGGGGGAGGAGCAAATCATAATCGGAAAGGTATGAAGGACTTTCGGGAATTCATAGAAAGGATGGGAGTGGTAAACATACCGTGTGTAGGGGGTCGTTTCTCATGGTTTAAGGACAATGGCAAGGCAATGAGTAGAATTGACAGATTTTTGGTTTCGAACAACTTGATTGAAGATTGGGGGGTGATTGATCAAAGGATTGGAACTAGAGATGTTTCGGACCATGCTTCTATCCGTTTATTTTGCAGTGAATTCTATTGGAGGCCAAAGCCTTTTAGGTTCAACAACGCGTGGCTTAAACATGAAGACTTTAAGGATTTCATTTGCAAGGAATGTGCTTCTTTGAAGATTGAGGGTCGAGGTGACTTTATATTGTTTGAAAAACTCAAACAATTAAAGAATCGTGTTAGATCTTGGAACCGTGAGATTTTTGGTTGGGAAGATCTTAAAGTTAGTAAAGAAGTGGAGAAAATTAATGCTATGGACTTGTTGATAAAAGAGAAGTTTGGAGATAACGTAGAGAATTTGGTGTTAGAAAGGAAGGATGCTACGAGTGAGTTTTGGAAACATCTTCATGTGAAAGAAAGTATGCTTAGATTAAAATCTAGACAACTTTGGTTGAAGGAAGGCGATAAGAATACACGTTTTTTTCACAACTCCATCAAGGAAAGACAAAGAAGGAATGTTATTTTGGTGGTGGAAGGAGAAGAGGGAAGGGTGGAAGGAGTTCAAGAGGTGAAGAATGAGGTCAAGAACAATTTCGAGAAGTATTTCAATGAATTAGATTTCGGTAGGGCTGTCCCGGAAAGTATGGATTTTGCAACTTTGAGCGATAACTAAAAAGTGTGGTTGGAAATACCTTTCGAGGAGGAGGAAATAAAGAGTGCGGTGTGGAGTTGTGACGGTAGTAAGAGCCCCGGTCCGGACGGTTTCACTATGGAGTTTTTCAAATTCTTTTGGGAAACAGTCAAGGTTGATGTTACCAAATTTATGGAGGATTTTCATGAGAAGGCAAAGCTCACAAAAGGTTGTACTTCATCCCTTATTGCTCTTATACCTAAAATCAAGAATCCTCAATCTTTAAATGAGTATCGCCCCATTTGTTTAGTTGGAAGCGTGTACAAGATTCCTGCTAAAACTTTAGTGGGAAGATTGAGATACGTAATAGGAAAGTTGATTTCGCCTAACCAAACGGCTTTTGTCCCCGATAGGAATATATTGGACGGCGTCTTAGTTGTGAACGAAGTCTTGGATTTAGCTTCTAGAGAGAAGAGATGTTGTGTTATGTTTAAGATTGATTTCGAAAAAGCTTATGATCGGgttagttggaattttttgggATTTGTCCTAGCTAAGATGGGGTTCGGAGAGAAATGGAGGTCGTGTATGGAGGGATTTTTTTTTCTAGTTGGATGTCCGTTATGATAAATAGGAGTATAACCAAGGATTTTAGAGTGGAGAAAGGTCTTCGCCAAGGTGACCCCTTGTctccttttttgtttgttttggttgCGGAGGTCCTTACGATGCTTATGCATAAGGCTATAGATAGAGGAGATTTTAGGGGGTTCAAGATTAACGAGGTGGAGAGTGTGAACAtgcttcaatttgcggacgatactGTCATGATAGCGGAAGGAGACACCGCGAATTTGTGGGCCATGAAGGTTATTCTTAGGGTGTATGAGATGAAGTCGGGGCTGCGGGTAAACTTCAACAAAAGCAATATTTACGGTGTCAATGTGAATGATGGTTTTCTTGAGGCGGCTTCCTCCTTTCTTGCTTGTAAAATTGATAATCTTCCTTTTAAGTTTCTTGGAGTTAATGTGGGCGGTAATCCGAGGAAACTTGCAATGTGGAAAGACTTGACCATGATGATGAGAAGGAGGTTGGCAACGTGGAAAGGAATCAATCTCAACTTAGCGGGGCGAGTGTGCTTAATCAATTCCGTGATCAATGCCTTACCCATTTATTCGTTATCCTTTTACAAAGCGCCTATTAAAATCTTGAAAGAAATGAGAGCTATTCAATCTAACTTCCTATGGAATGGAGGCGATTTCAAAAGAACTATCCATTGGGTGAGTTGGGACACTGTTTGCAAAACTAGGGAAGAAGGAGGTTTGGGGATAAAGAATGTGGAGATTATGAATGTGGCGCTTTTGAGtaaatggaaatggaggatttTGGTGGAAGACGAAGCGGTATGGAGGGGTATCCTTGAAACTCGTTATGGAAATATTAAGAACAAGGTCCTTGTCGGTGACGTTTCCGTTTTAACTAAGAGAGACTCTCAATGGTGGAGGGACATCATGTTATCTGATAATTATATTTCTCTCTTGACTCATAATTTCTCAGGTGCTATTGATTGCAGTCTTGGTGACAGTTCTAACATCCCATTCTGGTACGGAAACTGGGCTGGGAATCAGCCACTGGCGCAACAATTTGCGGAGCTGTTGGTGCAGACTTACGACGGCATCATTACTGTGGCTGAGGCTGGTTCTTTTGGAGCAAGCGGCTGGGCTTGGAACAATGCAGATGGTTTCGGTGATGATAACATCAACTCTTTTCTTTGGCAGGAACTGTTTGAAGGCATTCAAAATAATGTCCCTAAAGCTAACACAGTGGACACTTTCTCTTGGAACGGTACGACGGAAGGGGCCTTTACGGTCAAGTCCTGCTATGATAGGTTCAAACCGCTGTTGTCCGGCCCCCCTGTGCACACAACAATTGTCAAAGCTGCAGCGTTTTTATGGAGTATAAAAGCGCCgtcaaaaattctgtttttcGGGTGGAGAGCGATCCATAATAGACTAGCAACTAAGGATCAATTAATTATGAGGGGAATGTTGTCAAACCCTTTTGATCAATTTTGTGTTTTCTGTTTGAAGGAGGTTGAAAGTCTAGCTCACATTTTAGGGGGCTGCAGTATTGTTTCTAACATATGGAGAAAAGTTTTTGAGTGGATAGGTTTGGAGGATGAGATATCTTTGGAGGAGTTTGAAGGTTTTGTGTGTATCAACGAGAAGTTAAACAAGAAGGATAAGAAGATCACGGTATCGGTTATTTGGTTGACAACGGCTTGGAGCATTTGGATTATGAGGAATGCAATCATTTTCTCGAATGCTTCTTTTAGTTTCTTAGAATGTATGTCGGAGGCCGTTTTTTGTTCATGGAAATGGCTTTTATCTTCTTATAAACTAAGGGGTTCTTGTAACTTTCATTTTTGGAATATTCTCCCCCTCTCTTGTTTTGAGATGTAGGAGTTTTTCCTTGTTGTAATAGGTAGTACCTCTTATACTCCTTATTAATAGCATTGCCTATTAATAAAAACAAAGGTAATTTACTATGCAATGATGCATTCTAATTTATTGGATAATGTTTACTTATGACCAGAAACTTACTTATTTGCATAAGAAAGATAGTGAGGTATTGTACCAAACACTCAATTAGGAACCACGTTTCTGGTGAAAATTTGTTGTAGGAATACAGGAATTTCATCAACTAAGTGGACAAAACTCAAATTCCTCAAAACTTCCATGATGTTATCCTAGTTCTAGAGTGGAATTTGTGGAAAAATCAAGGCACTATAGAAGAATCAAACATGGCAGCTTTGTCTCCTACTAGAGGGAAAGGAGCCAGTTGAATGCAATTGGAAATTTTCAGTGAAATATAATGTGGACGAGAGTGTTAATAAGTATAAAGTCCGATTGTGGACTATGGAGGTAAGAGATTTGACGGGGGACTCTTTCTCATCCCAAATATGATGGTAAGAGATATTTCCTCATAATTAATGATGATTGAACTAGGTTCACAAGGATATATCTGATGAATTATAAATTTGAagatttagatttgttaaaaagaAATTCTTTGTACATATCACAACTCAGTTTGGAAATGCAAAGGAATTTGCCCTTAATTCTTTTTCACAGGAACATTGAGTTTTGCATCAGTGTTCATGTCCTTATAGGCCTCAGCAAAATTTAGTGCTTAAGGAAACACCAGATCTTGTTCTAATTTTTTAGTTGCTTGTCAAGTATCCCGTAAACTCATTTCTGGTTTCTATATTTTCTCAACAAATATTCTAATTGCACGaagatctaaaaaaaaaaaacataatgacAATATCCtctgttgaaaaaaaaaatgtaaagcaTAAAGCAATGTTGCTTCTAAATTGCTTTAGCATAAACATCTATTGAGAGCTTTTGATATACCATTCACTACTTCTATGATTTTATCATTTATGTGATAGTATTTCTACAACTATTATGGCTTATAACCCAACCATTATGGCTTAGATCAAAGAATATTGAAAAAGAATTTCCTTTTATAATGTAGCATATTCATATGGGTTTTCTTAAGCTTATACGTGTGAAATCTCAAGATCAACTATTGTCCCTCTCACAAAGACACTTCCTAAAATACATTTCAACAATATTGTTTTCAAGTTGGGTTTATTGAACATATATCTTCCAACTTTAGGTGAGTATGAAACATTCTTGTGAACATTGTTAGTTTAAGCTTTGGTTAGTTGTTGTAACTACTTTTCTTTAGGTTGTAAATCAGTTAGAGAAACTAGTTAGTTAGTTGGTGTTGAAACTATATTTAACGAATTCTTTGTACTTGTACGGTTGTACCAGTTCAGTagaataatattttcaaaatcatGAGATTTCATTTTCTCTCaacttcaaaaagaaaaaaaaatgctaAATTACTAGATTAACTTAGATTTGATACCCGGTATCGAATCTTGTACTCGGGGATCATTTTAGTTTTATAACTTTAAAAAGATGATTTTGGTTCCTCGACTTTTCAAAAAGTATTACGTTAGTCTTTTTCATCCAAATGTCAGTAACGACGTCAATTTTTCTAACGTGACATGACATGTAAAATTAAACTTATGTGACTAATTTATCGACGAAAAAATCGATCACTAAAAGAGGTTTTCTAAGTTTTTAATATCTTCTTCATTTTATTTGTTAAACTTAAGACCATATCTCAAATGTAGAATACCAAAACCCATTTGAGACCTAGAACACAGACCCATTCAAttaatgttgatgttgttgaattCAAGATCATCTTCTGTGTCAAATCTGAATCCTCCATGTTAGTGTTTTTGAGTCATCATATTTTGGTGGCCTTGATATTATAAGACTCAATATTATTAAAGATGCTTGTTCAATGAAGCTTTAACGAGATTTACAAAATGAAAAGTTCAAGTTTTGGAGTACAATTGTGAGGAAAATATGGTTAAAAAAAGCATGAGCATAAGGTAGTTTGTAAATCGCAAGACTCTAGTTTAATGGGTGGCTTTGGTTAAACGGATAAATGTTAAAGCACAAGTAGAACTTCAATAATGAATTTGGTTACTTTGGCTTGCAAGCTTTGCAATCATCACCCAAATTTAAAATCATCACccagaaaaattaaaattaaataactttGAATTATACCCCCTTTACAACCAAAATATTATCTCGGTTTATGACACCATCATtagtttttcaattttattttctagAGTTGTACTAGCATAACATCACTTTCAATTcataattataagaaaaaaacaaaacaaaaaaactcaaATAACCCATAAACACTCGAAATTTTGGAGTGTGATAAGTAGTGGAATCCTCATAATTCTTGAAAACTCGATTCCTTTCTTTAACaactttttatctttttgtttcGTTTCGGAACTAGAAATGGAGAACATTGTGGAAACTACAGCAGAGTGAAGTTTCCTGAGTGATTCAATGATGCGGCACTTTTGACCAAAGGTTGCGGTATTGACGCTTCTTGAATCAGAGACGTTGATCTTGAACTAGTATTGCTAATCTCCGGTACGGTGGACCAAGGAGGGGGTGTTCCTGaatggttagcactccaacgcccAAGTCAGTTTAGAGTTCAAAAAAATCATAGTAAAAATGAAGATTAGATATTGTATACATCAAAACTCCTTATGAAGGTATTTATACTTTTGGCTCAATGGAATGGATAGGATAAGCGAGACTTATCTTATTGGGCCTTTGGCCGATATGGAACAGTTGCCCCAAGACTCACTGGGTACTTTGGATGTCAAGGAGTCTTTTAGAAGTCGTGGTCGGCCTTCAGAAATGACTGTTAGCGAACATGCATCGCTTTGGCATTGCCAAAGAGTAATGGGGAACATGAGCATTAAACGCAGTCCCATCAATGAAACATTTCGCCATTTTTATCTTGACGTGTGACCTGAAAAGGTAGAGAATGACATGATGCTGCTTACTATGCACTTGAGTTTGGTTATGTTCCCAAAATGAAATCTGACCGTTAGTCTACACTTGCTTCTAGTTTTCAATCTGATCCACCAGATTGTCTTCACCTATATAAGGATAGAGGAAATCTCGGGAATTTTCGCAACCTATTGGATTGAGATTCCCTTATTTCTTCTTAATCTCCCCCTCTTCTTTTGGAGCATTTTTTCAGGAGTAAACGTTATCACGCATTCAAAGCTTCAAAGATTGAACTTTTAACCTTCTCTTTCGCTTCATTTCCATTGACCTTACATTTCAAGGTTCTTCAACTATTTATTGTTTCCTTATTGAGATGAGAGATAACCCTATTAACATTGAGAATGATTCAGAGGGTAgtgtttctttctcttctaaaggGGGAATGAAGTCTGAATCGCATTCCCTTTCTTCAATCAGTGGGGACTTTAGATCTGAGGTAGGGATGGCAAGCGGACCCAAACCTGCGGGGTCCACCCGCACCGAaaccgagtcaacgggtgaaaaccgaGTTGATTGGATTTGGGTTCGGGTtagggtgccacccgatatttcgggtgtgggtttgggtagtgtgaaacccgcacccgaaatcacaccccttatatatatatatatatatatatatatatatatatatatatatatatatatatatatatatatatatatatatatatatatatatagggataggatcaaatgacaacaaggtgtcaaagtttaatttgacaccaaatctcaaccgttaaaagaattgatctaacggtgatactaaatagcctattttttaggagaaaaatatgttatgtatttttttattattactttatttcatttagtatcaccgttagatcaattcttttaacaattgagattttggtgtcaaattaaactttgacaccttggtgtcatttgatcctatcccatatatatatatatatatatatatatatatatatatatatatatatatatatatatatattgtggaaagttgtaggaaaagtGTATTTTGTTACAGGTTctggtttgggtgaaaaaacccgaacccaacgggtgtgggtgttattttgccaccgAACAACATTTGGGTTTGAGTTCGGGTGCCGATTtgagtagtgtgaaacccgcacctgaCCCGACCCGTTGTCATTCCTAATCGGAGGTCATTTCTCTGATTGAGGAATCATAAATAGGAGAAGTTTCTAGATATTCTCTTTCTGAAGGGGTTCCTTACCGGGAATTCTCGGAGGCTCTATTTTTAAGGAAAATCGGATGGGTTGAGAATCCTACTGAAAAACTAATGTCTCTCCCTGTTTTAATCGAGGCAGCGATAGAAGCTACCCACCAAATGAGGGAACATACAACTAACTTTGTCAGGATATATTGAGCGATGTAGAAATCGTGCGTCATTTGGAGTCTGTGGACAATCTAATGTTATGTCTTGGATCAGCCATGGTTATCATTTTAAATTTGATGACCAGCCCGAAGGGGACTTTGTTTAGTTGAGCTGGATAATTCCAATAGATATAATTGGAGAACCGTTGAAGTGATAGGGATTCCTTCCACCTTGAACATTGTCGAGGCTATAAACAATGTTGACATTATGTTCGAAAACTCCTCGGATTAGCTGGTTCTTCAATTAGATCCGGCAGAGAGGAGATGAAGCTCCTTTGAAGCTTGCTCGGTTCCTCTATACGAATGTATCTTCACTAGTTAAGGATAATTTTTCCTTTTTCTGATTTCGAGGTGGTCGGGATGAACCATTTGAGAGTTTCCCCATCACAACTTCATCCTGAAGCTTGGGCTTTTATGAAGGTGTTCCAACCACATGTGATCAAGTCTTGGAAACCTTCCTTAGAGCTCTTTTACGCGGCCCACACCTCTCGGGATAACGCTCGGGATCAAGGATTGATCTTATTTCACCCTTAAGTCCCTTGCTTCGAATTTTTTACGAGTGAATGAAGTGATTTCCTTGAATGTTTCATGTTGGTGAAACCTAGTACTCATAGGACTCACTTTTCCTTTTGTTTGTTTTCGGGCCCAGTGGGACTTTTTTGCTCTTGTAAGAGTAGTTTTTTGAAGTATTGGTCTCAAGCTCACTTCCATAGACTTCTTTCTTCTTACCACACCAGGTTAAGTCC from Vicia villosa cultivar HV-30 ecotype Madison, WI linkage group LG4, Vvil1.0, whole genome shotgun sequence encodes the following:
- the LOC131598058 gene encoding uncharacterized protein LOC131598058 — its product is MRRRISFTQRSNKVEVGFIQETKLTCFSEKLARSFWGSSDVEWTACNSEGASGGMVVLWKKDSLVVNYRLIGSGYVRINISWKGISVNLVNIYAPCSISLRRVLWKNLVDRRAKGLNEEWCLGGDFNEITRSEERLGGGANHNRKGMKDFREFIERMGVVNIPCVGGRFSWFKDNGKAMSRIDRFLVSNNLIEDWGVIDQRIGTRDVSDHASIRLFCSEFYWRPKPFRFNNAWLKHEDFKDFICKECASLKIEGRGDFILFEKLKQLKNRVRSWNREIFGWEDLKVSKEVEKINAMDLLIKEKFGDNVENLVLERKDATSEFWKHLHVKESMLRLKSRQLWLKEGDKNTRFFHNSIKERQRRNVILVVEGEEGRVEGVQEVKNEVKNNFEKYFNELDFGRAVPESMDFATLSDN